In the Peromyscus maniculatus bairdii isolate BWxNUB_F1_BW_parent chromosome 20, HU_Pman_BW_mat_3.1, whole genome shotgun sequence genome, one interval contains:
- the Uqcrb gene encoding cytochrome b-c1 complex subunit 7 isoform X1 has product MAGRPAVAASSKWLDGFRKWYYNAAGFNKLGLMRDDTIYETEDVKEAIRRLPENIYNDRMFRIKRALDLTMRHQILPKEQWTKYEEVEQDKFYLEPYLKEVIRERKEKEEWTKK; this is encoded by the exons ATGGCGGGCCGACCTGCAG TTGCAGCATCAAGCAAGTGGCTGGATGGTTTTCGAAAATGGTATTATAATGCTGCAGGATTCAACAAACTGG GGTTAATGCGAGATGATACAATATACGAGACTGAAGATGTGAAAGAAGCCATAAGAAGGCTTCCTGAGAATATTTATAATGACAGAATGTTTCGAATTAAGAGAGCTCTGGACCTGACCATGAGGCATCAGATCTTGCCTAAGGAGCAGTGGACAAAATATGAGGAGGTAGAACAG GACAAATTCTACCTTGAACCTTATCTGAAAGAGGTTATtcgggaaagaaaagagaaagaagaatggacaaagaagtGA
- the Uqcrb gene encoding cytochrome b-c1 complex subunit 7 isoform X2, whose translation MAGRPAVAASSKWLDGFRKWYYNAAGFNKLGLMRDDTIYETEDVKEAIRRLPENIYNDRMFRIKRALDLTMRHQILPKEQWTKYEEDKFYLEPYLKEVIRERKEKEEWTKK comes from the exons ATGGCGGGCCGACCTGCAG TTGCAGCATCAAGCAAGTGGCTGGATGGTTTTCGAAAATGGTATTATAATGCTGCAGGATTCAACAAACTGG GGTTAATGCGAGATGATACAATATACGAGACTGAAGATGTGAAAGAAGCCATAAGAAGGCTTCCTGAGAATATTTATAATGACAGAATGTTTCGAATTAAGAGAGCTCTGGACCTGACCATGAGGCATCAGATCTTGCCTAAGGAGCAGTGGACAAAATATGAGGAG GACAAATTCTACCTTGAACCTTATCTGAAAGAGGTTATtcgggaaagaaaagagaaagaagaatggacaaagaagtGA